A region from the bacterium genome encodes:
- the rpoB gene encoding DNA-directed RNA polymerase subunit beta encodes MAYLDYRNRIKRVDFSKNEKVQEIPNLIQVQQESYAEFLQADVPPEKRRDVGLQTVFKGIFPITDYNGRASLEFLSYAIGELKWSEEECRERGVTYAAPIKVTVQLVIFDVDEKTGARTIRDVKEQEVFFGEIPLMSERATFIINGTERVIVSQLHRSPGVFFEHDKGRSHASGKVLFSARIIPYRGSWLDFEFDHKDALYIKIDRKRKFPIAVLLRAFGRTTEELLRIFYDVEEVSLQGGKYAKDFRPELMVGLKMPVEVRHPAKPGEIAFRKGVKISKKRVERYTREGVAFGRILLPSDDLIGKVVVSDVADPATGEVVVECGQQITPEILGKLWEKNIERFSIFTLENSDRAVWEGLVSDKIKTREEALKEIYKKMRPGDPPTKEAAKTLFENMFFNPERYSLSRVGRLKLDHKLGIPESDLEKTVLTQEDILRVIRYLIGLKNGVGEADDIDNLGNRRVRTVGELIENQFRMGLVRVERAIREKMGLQDIETLMPHDIINAKPVSAVIKEFFGSSQLSQFMDQTNPLSEVTHKRRVSALGPGGLTRERAGFEVRDVHPTHYGRICPIETPEGPNIGLIASLSTFARINEFGFIETPYRVVKDSSVTKDIVFLSAMEEERHVIAQANAKIDAKGQFVQDVVIARQGGEFAMVRSGDVTLMDVSPNQLVSVAASLVPFLEHDDANRALMGSNMQRQAVPLLRTEPPFVGTGMESVVARDSGAAVVAKRSGVVEGVDARRIVVRSEEPDASGIYGADIYTLVKYRRSNQNTCINQKPIVSLGQRVSGSEVIADGPATSEGELALGRNVLVAFMPWGGYNFEDSILISEKIVKEDIFTSIHIEEFECVARETKLGKEEISADIPNISEESLTDLDESGIIRIGARVKPMDILVGKITPKGETQLSPEEKLLRAIFGDKAGDVKDSSLRVPPGIEGIVIDAKVFTRKGGEKDDRARMLEDRDLERLYRDQEDETRIIFDAALSKIRAQLLGKTSAVRLTSEDKAEVLLAKRKQITEEVLDEIPRERWAEIGVEEDPELKTRLSDAWRVCLDQVALVKAMFDEKISRIRRGDELPPGVLKMVKVFIAMKRKLSVGDKMAGRHGNKGVISRILPEEDMPYTADGAPVDVVLNPLGVPSRMNVGQILEAHLGWAARGLGDQLQRMMEKEFSTASLREWLCKIYNSERFGAYLTGLDDDELRGVVRKMHAGVFLASPVFSGATENEIKDYLRLAGLPERGQTMLYDGRTGTPFQQAVTVGSMYMLKLHHLVDDKIHARSTGPYSLVTQQPLGGKAQFGGQRLGEMEVWALEAYGAAYTLQEFLTVKSDDVPGRARMYESIVKGNFSLEPGLPESFNVLIKELQALGLDVELISEEPQQ; translated from the coding sequence ATGGCTTATCTGGATTACAGGAACCGGATCAAGCGGGTGGACTTTTCGAAGAACGAGAAGGTCCAGGAGATTCCGAACCTCATACAGGTCCAGCAGGAGTCGTATGCGGAGTTCCTGCAAGCGGACGTCCCGCCCGAAAAGCGCAGGGACGTGGGGCTCCAGACCGTCTTCAAGGGGATCTTCCCCATCACCGACTACAACGGGCGCGCCTCCCTCGAGTTCCTCTCCTACGCGATCGGCGAGCTGAAGTGGTCGGAAGAGGAGTGCCGGGAGCGCGGCGTGACCTATGCCGCACCCATCAAGGTGACGGTCCAGCTGGTCATCTTCGACGTGGACGAGAAGACCGGGGCGCGGACCATCCGTGACGTCAAGGAGCAGGAGGTCTTCTTCGGGGAGATCCCCCTCATGTCGGAGCGGGCCACGTTCATCATCAACGGCACCGAGCGGGTCATCGTCAGCCAGCTCCACCGTTCTCCGGGCGTATTCTTCGAGCACGACAAGGGCCGCTCCCACGCGTCCGGGAAAGTGCTGTTCAGCGCGCGGATCATCCCGTATCGCGGTTCATGGCTCGATTTCGAGTTCGACCACAAGGACGCCCTCTACATCAAGATCGACCGGAAGCGGAAGTTCCCCATCGCCGTGCTGCTTCGCGCCTTCGGACGGACCACCGAGGAGCTCCTGCGGATCTTCTACGACGTCGAAGAGGTCTCCCTCCAGGGGGGAAAGTACGCCAAGGATTTCCGTCCGGAGCTGATGGTGGGGCTGAAGATGCCCGTCGAGGTCCGTCACCCCGCCAAGCCGGGGGAGATCGCCTTCAGGAAGGGCGTGAAGATCAGCAAGAAGCGGGTCGAACGGTACACGCGCGAGGGGGTCGCCTTCGGCAGGATCCTGCTGCCGTCGGACGATCTCATCGGCAAGGTGGTCGTCTCCGACGTCGCCGACCCCGCGACCGGGGAGGTCGTGGTCGAGTGCGGCCAGCAGATCACCCCGGAAATCCTGGGGAAGCTATGGGAAAAGAACATCGAACGTTTTTCCATCTTCACGCTCGAGAACTCCGACCGCGCCGTCTGGGAGGGACTGGTCTCCGACAAGATCAAGACCCGCGAGGAGGCATTGAAGGAGATCTACAAGAAGATGCGGCCGGGGGACCCCCCGACGAAGGAGGCCGCCAAGACGCTCTTCGAGAACATGTTCTTCAATCCCGAACGGTACAGCCTGTCGCGGGTCGGACGCCTGAAGCTCGACCACAAGCTCGGGATCCCGGAAAGCGACCTCGAAAAAACGGTTCTGACCCAGGAGGACATCCTGCGGGTCATCCGGTACCTGATCGGCCTGAAGAACGGCGTAGGCGAAGCGGACGACATCGACAACCTCGGGAACCGGCGCGTCCGGACCGTCGGCGAACTGATCGAGAACCAGTTCCGGATGGGGCTGGTCCGCGTGGAGCGCGCCATCCGTGAAAAGATGGGGCTGCAGGACATCGAGACGCTGATGCCGCACGACATCATCAACGCGAAGCCGGTGTCCGCCGTCATCAAGGAGTTCTTCGGGTCGTCCCAGCTCTCGCAGTTCATGGACCAGACGAATCCGCTTTCCGAGGTGACGCACAAGCGGCGCGTCTCCGCCCTCGGGCCCGGGGGACTGACCCGGGAACGCGCGGGATTCGAGGTGCGCGACGTCCATCCGACGCACTACGGGCGCATCTGCCCGATCGAGACGCCGGAAGGGCCGAACATCGGGCTGATCGCCTCCCTGTCCACCTTCGCGCGGATCAACGAGTTCGGGTTCATCGAGACGCCGTACCGGGTCGTGAAGGACTCCTCCGTGACGAAGGACATCGTCTTCCTTTCCGCGATGGAAGAGGAGCGGCACGTCATCGCGCAGGCGAACGCGAAGATCGACGCGAAGGGGCAGTTCGTCCAGGACGTGGTGATCGCCCGCCAGGGCGGGGAGTTCGCGATGGTGCGCTCCGGCGACGTCACCCTGATGGACGTTTCCCCGAACCAGCTGGTTTCGGTGGCCGCATCCCTCGTTCCGTTCCTCGAGCACGACGACGCCAACCGGGCGCTCATGGGTTCCAACATGCAGCGGCAGGCGGTTCCCCTCCTGCGGACCGAGCCCCCCTTCGTCGGCACGGGGATGGAATCCGTCGTGGCCAGGGATTCCGGGGCCGCGGTCGTCGCGAAGCGTTCGGGAGTCGTGGAGGGCGTCGACGCGCGCCGGATCGTCGTTCGCTCCGAGGAGCCGGACGCGTCGGGGATCTACGGCGCCGACATCTACACGCTCGTCAAGTACAGGCGCTCGAACCAGAACACCTGCATCAACCAGAAGCCGATCGTCTCCCTCGGACAGAGGGTCTCGGGAAGCGAGGTGATCGCCGACGGCCCCGCGACCAGCGAGGGGGAACTCGCCCTCGGGCGGAACGTCCTCGTCGCCTTCATGCCTTGGGGCGGGTACAACTTCGAGGACTCCATCCTCATCTCCGAAAAGATCGTCAAGGAGGACATCTTCACCTCGATCCACATCGAGGAGTTCGAGTGCGTCGCGCGGGAGACGAAGCTCGGGAAAGAGGAGATCTCCGCCGATATCCCGAACATCAGCGAGGAATCCCTGACGGACCTCGACGAGAGCGGAATCATCCGGATCGGGGCCCGTGTGAAGCCGATGGACATCCTCGTCGGCAAGATCACCCCGAAAGGGGAGACGCAGCTTTCCCCGGAGGAGAAACTCCTCCGCGCCATCTTCGGCGACAAGGCGGGGGACGTGAAGGACTCCTCCCTGCGGGTCCCGCCCGGAATCGAGGGGATCGTCATCGACGCGAAGGTGTTCACCCGGAAGGGCGGGGAGAAGGACGACCGCGCCCGGATGCTGGAAGACCGGGACCTCGAGCGCCTGTACCGCGACCAGGAGGACGAGACGAGGATCATCTTCGACGCCGCCCTTTCCAAGATCCGGGCCCAGCTGCTGGGGAAGACCTCCGCCGTCCGGCTCACCTCGGAGGACAAGGCCGAGGTGCTCCTCGCGAAGCGGAAGCAGATCACGGAAGAGGTGCTGGACGAAATTCCGAGAGAGCGCTGGGCCGAGATCGGCGTCGAGGAAGATCCGGAACTGAAGACCCGCCTTTCCGACGCCTGGCGCGTATGCCTGGACCAGGTGGCGCTCGTCAAGGCGATGTTCGACGAAAAGATATCCCGGATCCGCCGCGGCGACGAGCTTCCTCCCGGCGTCCTCAAGATGGTGAAGGTGTTCATCGCGATGAAGCGGAAGCTCTCCGTCGGCGACAAGATGGCGGGCCGTCACGGGAACAAGGGCGTCATCTCCCGGATCCTTCCGGAAGAGGACATGCCGTACACGGCCGACGGCGCGCCGGTCGACGTGGTATTGAATCCGCTCGGGGTCCCCTCGCGCATGAACGTCGGGCAGATCCTCGAGGCGCATCTCGGGTGGGCCGCCAGGGGGCTCGGGGACCAGCTGCAGCGGATGATGGAAAAGGAGTTCAGCACCGCTTCCTTGCGGGAGTGGCTGTGCAAGATCTACAACTCCGAGCGGTTCGGGGCGTACCTCACCGGGCTCGACGACGACGAGCTGCGGGGGGTCGTCCGGAAGATGCATGCCGGGGTGTTCCTCGCCTCCCCCGTCTTCAGCGGTGCGACGGAAAACGAGATCAAGGACTACCTGCGCCTCGCGGGACTCCCCGAGCGCGGGCAGACGATGCTTTACGACGGACGGACCGGGACGCCGTTCCAGCAGGCGGTCACCGTGGGTTCCATGTACATGCTGAAGCTGCACCACCTCGTGGACGACAAGATCCACGCTCGGTCGACCGGGCCGTACTCGCTGGTCACCCAGCAGCCGCTCGGCGGGAAGGCGCAATTCGGAGGACAGCGGCTCGGGGAGATGGAGGTGTGGGCGCTCGAGGCGTACGGCGCGGCGTACACCCTGCAGGAGTTCCTGACCGTCAAGTCGGACGACGTCCCGGGACGCGCGAGGATGTACGAGTCCATCGTCAAGGGGAACTTCTCCCTCGAGCCCGGACTCCCCGAATCGTTCAACGTGCTGATCAAGGAGCTCCAGGCGCTGGGCCTGGACGTCGAGCTGATCAGCGAGGAGCCTCAGCAGTAA
- the rplL gene encoding 50S ribosomal protein L7/L12, translating to MASMNKDEFIAMVEGMTVLELHEIVKALEDRFGVTAAAPVAAAAAPGAAAPVVEEKTEFDVVLTGYGANKIQVIKVVRELTGLGLKEAKDLVEGVPKPVKEGIAKKDAEGMKKKIEDAGGTADIK from the coding sequence ATGGCTTCCATGAACAAGGATGAATTCATCGCGATGGTGGAGGGGATGACCGTTCTCGAGCTGCACGAGATCGTGAAGGCGCTCGAGGACCGGTTCGGCGTGACGGCGGCGGCTCCCGTGGCGGCCGCGGCGGCTCCCGGCGCGGCGGCACCGGTCGTCGAGGAGAAGACGGAGTTCGACGTCGTCCTCACCGGGTACGGGGCGAACAAGATCCAGGTCATCAAGGTGGTCCGCGAACTCACCGGCCTGGGCCTCAAGGAGGCCAAGGACCTGGTCGAGGGTGTTCCCAAGCCCGTCAAGGAAGGGATCGCCAAGAAGGACGCCGAGGGGATGAAGAAGAAGATCGAGGATGCCGGCGGAACCGCGGATATAAAGTAA
- the rplJ gene encoding 50S ribosomal protein L10, which yields MKKNEKAVAVEALKAAIAAQRGAVVAEYRGLKVLEITALRKKLRAIDAEIRVVKNTLILRAAKGTPFGELSPHFTGPTALAFAHGDPVAMAKVMKEFAAASPKVKLRAGFVEGKLLSAKDVETLASVPSREVLLSRLVGGLASPITRLAQVLEGPPRKLVYVLDSIRKQKPAEAVAG from the coding sequence GTGAAAAAAAACGAGAAAGCCGTCGCGGTCGAGGCGTTGAAGGCCGCCATCGCGGCGCAGCGCGGGGCCGTGGTCGCGGAATACCGGGGGCTGAAAGTCCTGGAGATCACGGCACTCCGCAAGAAGCTTCGCGCGATCGACGCCGAGATCAGGGTGGTGAAGAACACCTTGATCCTGCGGGCCGCGAAGGGGACGCCGTTCGGGGAGCTCTCCCCGCATTTCACGGGACCGACGGCGTTGGCGTTCGCCCACGGCGATCCCGTCGCGATGGCGAAGGTGATGAAGGAGTTCGCGGCCGCCAGTCCCAAGGTGAAGCTGCGCGCGGGGTTCGTCGAGGGGAAGCTGCTCTCCGCGAAGGATGTCGAGACCCTCGCGTCCGTTCCTTCCCGGGAGGTCCTGCTCTCGCGGCTGGTCGGCGGGCTGGCTTCTCCGATCACCCGCCTGGCGCAGGTTCTCGAAGGCCCGCCTCGCAAGCTGGTGTACGTCCTCGATTCCATTCGCAAGCAGAAGCCCGCCGAAGCGGTCGCGGGTTGA
- the rplA gene encoding 50S ribosomal protein L1 produces MPRQGKAYLEARSKVNREAKYSLDEALDLLKETARAKFDETVEVAMRLGVDPKYPDQQVRGSVVLPHGTGKSVRVLVFAKGEKVKEAEDAGADFVGSDDLLARIQGGWLDFDKAVATPDMMGGVGRIGKLLGPRGLMPNPKVGTVTFDVARAVRDLKGGKVEFRVDKTATLHAGIGKASFGKEKLRENFLAFFEAIVKAKPSGAKGAYIRSLSVSTTMGPGIRMNFNALLAEK; encoded by the coding sequence ATGCCGCGGCAAGGGAAAGCATACCTGGAAGCACGGAGCAAGGTGAACAGGGAGGCAAAGTACTCTCTCGACGAAGCGCTGGACCTTCTGAAAGAGACGGCCCGGGCGAAATTCGACGAGACGGTGGAGGTCGCGATGCGGCTGGGGGTCGATCCGAAGTACCCGGACCAGCAGGTCCGGGGCTCGGTGGTGCTCCCCCACGGGACGGGAAAGAGCGTTCGCGTCCTCGTGTTCGCCAAGGGCGAAAAAGTGAAGGAGGCGGAGGACGCCGGCGCGGACTTCGTCGGCAGCGACGACCTGCTGGCCAGGATCCAGGGCGGGTGGCTCGATTTCGACAAGGCGGTCGCCACACCGGACATGATGGGGGGGGTCGGCCGGATCGGAAAGCTGCTCGGGCCCCGCGGGCTGATGCCGAATCCGAAGGTCGGGACCGTCACCTTCGACGTCGCGCGCGCCGTGCGGGACCTGAAGGGCGGGAAGGTGGAGTTCCGGGTCGACAAGACCGCCACGCTCCACGCCGGGATCGGCAAGGCAAGCTTCGGGAAAGAGAAGCTCCGGGAGAACTTCCTTGCCTTCTTCGAGGCGATCGTGAAGGCGAAGCCGTCGGGCGCCAAGGGGGCGTACATCCGCTCCCTTTCGGTCTCCACGACGATGGGCCCCGGGATCCGGATGAATTTCAACGCGCTTCTCGCGGAGAAGTGA
- the rplK gene encoding 50S ribosomal protein L11: MAKKVVAQIKLQIVAGKANPSPPVGPALGQHGVNIMEFCKAFNAKTASQEGMVIPVVITVFADRSFTFITKTPPASVLLLKAAGLEKGSKTPKKEKCGRVPREKVEEIAKLKMVDLDVKDLAAAVKTVEGTARSMGLDVV, encoded by the coding sequence ATGGCGAAAAAGGTCGTTGCACAGATCAAGCTGCAGATCGTGGCGGGGAAGGCGAACCCGTCGCCCCCCGTCGGTCCCGCCCTGGGTCAGCACGGCGTGAACATCATGGAATTCTGCAAGGCGTTCAACGCGAAGACGGCGTCCCAGGAGGGGATGGTCATCCCCGTGGTGATCACCGTGTTCGCGGACCGGTCGTTCACCTTCATCACCAAGACCCCGCCGGCGTCGGTCCTTCTGCTCAAGGCCGCGGGGCTCGAGAAGGGGAGCAAGACGCCGAAAAAGGAAAAGTGCGGAAGGGTCCCCCGGGAAAAGGTCGAGGAGATCGCGAAGCTGAAGATGGTCGACCTGGATGTGAAGGACCTCGCCGCCGCCGTCAAGACGGTCGAGGGGACGGCCCGCAGCATGGGGCTCGACGTCGTCTGA
- the nusG gene encoding transcription termination/antitermination protein NusG, with product MPKQWFVVHTYSGYEKKVRESLLNRIVTEGMQDRFGDVLIPAETVVEMKNGKKKTGTRSFFPGYLLVNMELDEETWHLVRHTPKVTGFVGGQHPAPIPEPDVEDIKSQMVEGRLKPKPKITFTEGENVRVIDGPFATFTGIVDSVNPDKGKVTVLVSIFGRATPVELDFTQVEKA from the coding sequence ATGCCGAAACAGTGGTTCGTCGTTCATACCTATTCCGGGTATGAGAAGAAGGTCAGGGAATCCCTCCTGAACCGGATCGTCACGGAGGGGATGCAGGACCGCTTCGGCGACGTCCTGATCCCGGCCGAGACGGTCGTCGAGATGAAAAACGGGAAGAAGAAGACGGGGACCCGCTCCTTCTTCCCCGGGTACCTCCTCGTCAACATGGAACTCGACGAGGAGACCTGGCATCTCGTGCGCCATACCCCGAAGGTCACAGGGTTCGTCGGCGGCCAGCACCCGGCCCCCATCCCCGAGCCCGACGTCGAGGACATCAAGTCCCAGATGGTCGAGGGGCGCCTGAAGCCGAAGCCGAAGATCACCTTCACGGAGGGGGAGAACGTGCGCGTGATCGACGGCCCCTTCGCGACCTTCACAGGCATCGTGGACAGCGTCAATCCGGACAAGGGGAAGGTGACCGTCCTCGTATCCATCTTCGGGCGCGCCACCCCGGTGGAGCTCGATTTCACGCAGGTCGAAAAGGCGTAG
- the secE gene encoding preprotein translocase subunit SecE produces MAKTIKDRLLERLPGTRTSTDEGRGAAAPAGIVPRVTGYYQEWITEMKKVTWPGRKETVSSTAVVIVTVLIIVAFLGLVDFALGRITQSILSF; encoded by the coding sequence ATGGCGAAGACGATCAAGGACAGGTTGCTGGAACGGTTGCCCGGCACCCGCACCTCCACCGACGAGGGCAGGGGGGCGGCGGCTCCGGCGGGCATCGTCCCGCGGGTAACCGGTTATTACCAGGAGTGGATCACCGAGATGAAGAAGGTCACCTGGCCGGGGCGGAAGGAAACCGTCTCGTCCACGGCCGTGGTCATCGTGACCGTCCTCATCATCGTGGCGTTTCTTGGCCTGGTGGACTTCGCCCTCGGACGAATTACCCAGTCGATCCTGAGCTTCTGA
- the rpmG gene encoding 50S ribosomal protein L33: MRDIITLACVDCKNRNYTTTKNKKTTPDKLELKKFCSTCRKHTAHKETK; encoded by the coding sequence ATGCGGGACATCATCACGCTGGCGTGCGTCGACTGCAAGAACCGGAACTACACGACCACGAAGAACAAGAAGACCACGCCCGACAAGCTCGAGCTCAAGAAATTCTGCTCCACGTGCCGCAAGCACACGGCGCACAAGGAGACCAAGTAG
- the tuf gene encoding elongation factor Tu gives MSKQKFERTKPHVNVGTIGHVDHGKTTLTAAITKILATRGLADFVAFDQIDKAPEERERGITIATAHVEYQTKNRHYAHVDCPGHADYIKNMITGAAQMDGAILVVSAADGPMPQTREHILLARQVGVPYIVVFLNKVDMVDDPELLDLVELEVRELLSKYEFPGDKTPIIRGSALKALECGCGKEDCPKCKCVYELTEAVDSYVPMPERAIDKPFLMAVEDVFSISGRGTVVTGRVERGVVKVGDEVEIIGLRDTQKTVATGVEMFRKLLDQGQAGDNIGVLLRGTKKDDVERGQVLAKPGSITPHKKFKASAYILTKEEGGRHTPFFNGYRPQFYFRTTDVTGVGTLPEGVEMVMPGDNIQMSVELITPVAMEKELRFAIREGGRTVGAGVVSEIIE, from the coding sequence ATGTCCAAGCAGAAGTTCGAGCGCACGAAGCCGCACGTGAACGTCGGGACGATCGGTCACGTGGATCACGGGAAGACGACGTTGACGGCGGCGATCACGAAGATATTGGCGACCCGGGGCCTGGCGGATTTCGTCGCCTTCGACCAGATCGACAAGGCTCCGGAGGAGCGGGAGCGCGGGATCACGATCGCGACGGCGCACGTGGAGTACCAGACGAAGAACCGTCATTACGCGCACGTGGACTGCCCGGGGCATGCGGACTACATCAAGAACATGATCACGGGCGCGGCGCAGATGGACGGTGCGATCCTGGTGGTATCCGCGGCGGACGGTCCGATGCCCCAGACGCGGGAGCACATCCTGTTGGCGCGTCAGGTCGGCGTTCCGTACATCGTGGTGTTTTTGAACAAGGTGGACATGGTGGACGATCCGGAGTTGTTGGACCTGGTGGAGCTGGAGGTTCGGGAGTTGCTGAGCAAGTACGAGTTTCCCGGGGACAAGACCCCGATCATCCGCGGGAGCGCGTTGAAGGCTCTGGAGTGCGGTTGCGGGAAGGAAGACTGCCCGAAGTGCAAGTGCGTTTACGAGTTGACGGAGGCGGTCGACTCGTACGTTCCGATGCCGGAGCGCGCGATCGACAAGCCGTTCCTGATGGCGGTGGAGGACGTCTTCTCGATTTCGGGTCGCGGGACGGTGGTGACGGGCCGGGTGGAGCGCGGGGTGGTGAAGGTCGGGGACGAGGTGGAGATCATCGGGTTGCGGGACACGCAGAAGACGGTGGCCACGGGCGTGGAGATGTTCCGCAAGCTGTTGGACCAGGGCCAGGCGGGGGACAACATCGGGGTGCTGCTTCGCGGGACGAAGAAGGACGACGTGGAGCGCGGGCAGGTGTTGGCGAAGCCGGGGTCGATCACTCCGCACAAGAAGTTCAAGGCGTCGGCGTACATCCTGACGAAGGAGGAGGGGGGTCGCCACACGCCGTTTTTCAACGGGTACCGTCCGCAGTTCTACTTCCGGACGACGGACGTGACGGGGGTGGGGACGCTTCCCGAGGGCGTCGAGATGGTGATGCCCGGGGACAACATCCAGATGTCGGTCGAGCTGATCACACCGGTGGCGATGGAGAAGGAGCTTCGGTTCGCGATCCGCGAGGGCGGCCGGACCGTGGGCGCCGGCGTCGTCTCGGAAATCATCGAGTAG
- the rlmB gene encoding 23S rRNA (guanosine(2251)-2'-O)-methyltransferase RlmB, with protein MKDSVGSIWVTGRHPVEELLASVTQRARKVLLSEAIPKEVRAGFEKRARELALPCLTCPRQEWERRTGEREGGGIAAEMAGYAYAGMEEWVSALPQTARVFLLDGITDPGNLGGILRSARAFGFDGVVLPVDRSCPVTGAVFRASAGAAAHVPVVQVTNLARAIERLQEAGFWLYAAEGTEGTDLSGFTPAKRTAIVLGSEERGVRRLARERCDGAVRIPMAPGAESLNVSVAAGIIAYSTRKPLTSPSG; from the coding sequence TTGAAGGATTCTGTCGGTTCCATCTGGGTGACGGGCCGGCATCCGGTCGAGGAACTTCTCGCGTCGGTGACGCAGCGGGCACGGAAAGTCCTCCTGAGCGAGGCGATCCCGAAGGAGGTCCGGGCCGGATTCGAAAAGCGCGCGAGGGAACTCGCGCTGCCGTGCCTCACCTGTCCCCGGCAGGAGTGGGAGCGGCGAACAGGGGAGCGGGAGGGGGGCGGAATCGCCGCGGAGATGGCCGGGTACGCGTACGCGGGGATGGAGGAGTGGGTCTCCGCGTTGCCGCAGACGGCGAGGGTCTTCCTGCTGGACGGGATCACCGACCCCGGGAACCTCGGGGGGATCCTGCGCAGCGCGCGGGCCTTCGGATTCGACGGGGTGGTTCTTCCCGTCGACCGGTCGTGCCCGGTGACCGGGGCGGTCTTCCGCGCCTCCGCCGGCGCCGCGGCGCACGTGCCGGTGGTCCAGGTGACGAACCTGGCCCGCGCCATCGAGCGCCTGCAGGAGGCCGGGTTCTGGCTCTACGCGGCCGAAGGGACGGAAGGGACGGATCTTTCCGGGTTCACCCCGGCGAAGCGGACGGCGATCGTCCTCGGGAGCGAGGAGAGGGGGGTCCGCCGGCTGGCACGGGAGCGGTGCGACGGCGCCGTACGGATCCCGATGGCCCCCGGGGCCGAGTCGCTGAACGTCTCCGTGGCCGCGGGGATCATCGCGTATTCCACCAGAAAACCGTTGACATCTCCCTCCGGATAG
- the pyrF gene encoding orotidine-5'-phosphate decarboxylase codes for MRPMKDRIIVALDTDSPESALSTVKTLSGEVGLFKVGMELFPRGGPELVRCIRDAGFDVFLDLKFHDIPNTVAGAVRSAAALGVKFATVHASGGRAMLAAAAESARGTGTTILAVTVLTSLDDADLADVGFSLGAAEAVARLSDLAVSCGIEGIVCSAREVEAVRARVGKGVALVTPGVRMAEDAVGDQKRVVTPAEAIRRGADYLVVGRPITRAADPAAAARAIAASMRT; via the coding sequence GTGCGCCCCATGAAGGACAGAATCATCGTCGCCCTCGACACGGACTCCCCCGAGTCCGCCCTTTCGACCGTCAAGACCCTTTCGGGCGAGGTCGGTTTGTTCAAGGTGGGAATGGAGCTCTTTCCCCGGGGTGGACCCGAGCTGGTCCGGTGCATCCGCGATGCCGGGTTCGACGTCTTTCTCGACCTGAAATTCCACGACATCCCCAATACGGTCGCCGGTGCGGTCCGCTCCGCCGCCGCCCTCGGGGTAAAATTCGCCACCGTACACGCCTCCGGGGGCAGGGCGATGCTCGCAGCGGCCGCGGAAAGCGCCCGGGGCACCGGGACGACGATCCTCGCCGTCACCGTCCTCACGAGCCTGGACGACGCGGATCTGGCCGACGTCGGGTTCTCCCTCGGCGCCGCGGAGGCGGTGGCGCGATTATCCGACCTCGCCGTATCCTGCGGAATCGAAGGGATCGTCTGCTCCGCGAGGGAGGTGGAGGCTGTCCGCGCGCGCGTCGGGAAGGGGGTCGCCCTCGTCACCCCCGGCGTGCGGATGGCGGAGGACGCCGTGGGAGACCAGAAGCGGGTGGTGACGCCGGCCGAGGCGATCCGCCGGGGCGCGGACTACCTGGTCGTCGGGCGGCCGATCACGAGGGCGGCGGACCCGGCGGCGGCCGCGCGCGCCATCGCGGCGTCCATGCGCACGTAA